From the Cupriavidus necator N-1 genome, one window contains:
- a CDS encoding LbetaH domain-containing protein, translating into MIIEGNDPTVEPSFTLRNRLTRQLWNSVWLFLFRPSPRPLHAWRAFLLRVFGARLGTDVHVYPAVKIWAPWNLDIGNNVGIADGVTLYNMSFLRIGDYAVISQGAHLCGGSHDYNSPNFQLIAEPITVEKHVWICAEAFISQGVTLPPGAVVAARSVVSKPLEHSWTVYAGVPAKPIGKRTPHDK; encoded by the coding sequence ATGATCATCGAAGGCAACGACCCGACAGTCGAGCCTTCTTTCACGCTGCGCAATCGCCTGACGCGCCAGCTTTGGAACTCGGTATGGCTGTTCCTGTTCCGCCCAAGCCCGCGCCCGCTCCACGCGTGGCGCGCCTTTTTGCTGCGCGTCTTCGGTGCAAGGCTGGGTACCGACGTACACGTGTACCCGGCGGTGAAAATCTGGGCGCCTTGGAATCTCGACATAGGTAACAACGTCGGAATTGCCGATGGCGTCACCCTCTACAACATGAGCTTTCTAAGAATCGGCGACTACGCAGTCATTTCCCAGGGAGCCCATCTTTGCGGCGGATCACATGACTACAACTCGCCGAATTTCCAACTGATTGCTGAACCGATCACCGTGGAGAAGCATGTCTGGATTTGCGCTGAAGCCTTCATCTCGCAAGGCGTAACGCTTCCACCCGGAGCCGTCGTCGCCGCGCGCTCGGTCGTCAGCAAGCCTTTGGAACATTCGTGGACGGTCTATGCCGGCGTACCGGCTAAGCCCATTGGCAAGAGAACTCCGCATGACAAATAG
- a CDS encoding glycosyltransferase family 2 protein codes for MTNSKHGISILILTKNEEQDLPGCLRSVAWSDDIHVFDSGSTDQTVDVAQQFGATVSCRTYNSPIAFGGDEATHRNWGLQNLPFKHPWVFCIDADERITPALVQNLIRAVKSAKEEVAFSVRRRDFFMGTWLRHVQASPYYLRLFRPEKMRYERLINPILIPDGPTAKIPGYLDHFPFSKGLNHWINRHNNYSTLEAKQIIENRRRQPTFSIIKAFTCSDFHQRRFHQKEIFYRLPIRPLMKFLILYFGKRGFLDGRAGFTYATLQSIYEYFIVLKTQELSSEKLAQHPTEIMVRE; via the coding sequence ATGACAAATAGCAAGCACGGCATTTCAATTCTTATCCTCACTAAGAATGAAGAACAGGATCTTCCGGGATGCCTACGGAGCGTCGCTTGGTCCGACGACATTCACGTGTTTGATTCAGGTAGCACCGACCAAACTGTTGACGTCGCCCAGCAGTTCGGCGCAACGGTGAGTTGCCGAACCTATAACTCGCCGATCGCATTTGGTGGTGATGAAGCCACACACAGAAACTGGGGTCTACAGAATTTGCCATTCAAGCATCCCTGGGTGTTCTGCATCGATGCAGATGAGCGGATAACCCCGGCACTAGTACAGAACCTCATCAGGGCAGTTAAGTCTGCAAAAGAGGAAGTCGCGTTCAGCGTAAGGCGACGTGATTTCTTTATGGGAACCTGGCTCAGACACGTCCAGGCCTCTCCGTACTACCTGCGCCTATTCCGCCCCGAGAAGATGCGCTATGAGCGACTCATCAATCCTATCTTGATCCCAGACGGACCCACGGCCAAGATCCCTGGCTACCTCGATCATTTTCCGTTCAGCAAAGGCTTGAATCACTGGATAAACCGGCACAATAACTACAGCACTCTGGAAGCCAAGCAGATTATCGAGAATCGGCGACGTCAACCAACCTTCAGCATTATAAAGGCGTTCACATGCTCCGATTTTCATCAAAGGAGATTCCACCAGAAAGAAATCTTCTACCGACTACCAATTCGACCGCTTATGAAATTCTTGATTCTGTATTTCGGAAAGCGAGGCTTTTTAGACGGCAGAGCCGGATTCACATACGCTACACTGCAATCGATCTACGAGTACTTTATTGTCCTGAAGACACAAGAGCTTTCATCCGAAAAGCTGGCGCAACATCCTACGGAGATTATGGTGCGAGAATAA
- a CDS encoding pectate lyase family protein, with the protein MNFDFGVDQLRAIERAQDYLQAKGGGQVYFPYGGYGITGPIINRANISLIGSERLPTLKNVNKEYSFRMSSIFAPGNFHPEYVGRLRAVPCDRIKVGSVVMLRNSRDAATLSKDDCVIIMSDEYYVSSGFKIPKYIFLNEIVSVNGELVQLKYSIDREFEGGFIRLDGTQIGRDGVPLFFWRNGEIRNFRVDTKGFYISDSATLNCRFDNIRIDSAKCGVYGNAYQRTVFSNISGKVDDGVGETSLCSLMTRIENFKFEMSKGSGDRPQTGISIQENGRKIVYSNGKVDFGSVRLRAALVNYINAEECSVLGLEIAHRGAHENAVVQYSDATRAGRVACANNTTQVQYDGVRCARYYSFSGSDDPNNVVGNKLVESKFTGTVSSGECGRMVAVQGKNTIRQCDFGDGKPLFGATVANQEFEDSYLAGNRKLELPREFFKRNVIRGIRSHGGLQLAG; encoded by the coding sequence ATGAATTTTGATTTCGGTGTTGACCAGCTGCGGGCAATAGAAAGGGCTCAAGACTATCTTCAAGCCAAGGGCGGCGGTCAAGTGTATTTTCCCTATGGGGGCTATGGAATCACAGGGCCTATTATAAATCGGGCGAATATTTCGTTAATTGGGAGCGAACGGCTGCCGACGCTGAAGAACGTCAATAAAGAATATTCATTTAGGATGTCCTCGATTTTTGCTCCAGGGAATTTCCACCCGGAGTATGTTGGGAGATTGAGGGCGGTTCCGTGCGATCGAATCAAAGTGGGAAGTGTTGTAATGTTGCGGAACTCGCGCGACGCTGCCACATTGAGCAAGGATGATTGCGTGATAATCATGTCTGATGAATATTATGTGTCCTCCGGGTTTAAAATTCCGAAGTATATTTTTTTGAATGAGATTGTTTCGGTGAATGGTGAGTTGGTGCAATTAAAATATAGTATTGATCGGGAGTTTGAGGGGGGGTTTATCAGATTGGATGGAACACAAATCGGCCGAGACGGTGTCCCTCTTTTTTTCTGGCGTAATGGAGAAATTAGAAATTTTAGGGTCGATACCAAAGGTTTCTATATTTCCGACTCTGCGACGCTAAATTGCAGGTTCGATAACATTCGAATAGATTCCGCAAAATGTGGGGTTTACGGAAACGCATATCAAAGAACGGTATTTTCCAATATCTCCGGAAAAGTGGATGACGGAGTTGGCGAGACATCACTTTGCTCCCTCATGACGCGAATTGAGAATTTTAAATTCGAGATGAGTAAGGGAAGCGGGGACAGGCCGCAGACAGGTATAAGTATTCAGGAGAATGGCCGGAAAATTGTCTACAGCAACGGAAAGGTAGATTTCGGATCGGTGAGGCTTAGGGCGGCGTTAGTTAACTACATTAATGCAGAGGAGTGCAGCGTCCTTGGCCTCGAGATTGCCCACCGCGGTGCTCATGAGAATGCCGTGGTGCAATATTCAGATGCGACGAGGGCGGGAAGAGTCGCCTGTGCCAATAATACCACGCAGGTACAGTACGATGGGGTGCGCTGCGCTCGCTATTACAGCTTCTCTGGTAGTGATGACCCGAATAACGTTGTTGGAAACAAGCTCGTGGAGAGCAAGTTTACGGGAACTGTTTCTTCCGGAGAATGTGGGAGAATGGTGGCCGTTCAGGGAAAAAATACCATCAGGCAATGCGATTTTGGGGACGGAAAACCACTCTTTGGCGCCACGGTAGCAAATCAAGAATTTGAGGATAGCTACTTGGCGGGTAATCGAAAATTAGAGCTTCCTCGAGAGTTCTTCAAGCGCAATGTCATTCGTGGTATCCGCTCGCATGGAGGCCTGCAACTGGCCGGCTAG
- a CDS encoding glycosyltransferase — MIHAAFVVASISRKGGGVAEAVKLLAKAAKEHPRISVEVITLKDEHFDTDIVDWSGIKVTSFRYFGPSNYGFSPGLLMHMLRGNFDLSHVHGLWMFHCFVVLLWSKLRGKPYVVTPHGTMEKWIVARSPVKKWMVSKIYQNRFLKRASAFHILTKKEKTDVDSMVRHGASMVIPNFLPLATPTTDKPQWWEEEFQNKRIYLFFGRIHEKKGWRELCEAWDLLCKTDAEFAARSQLVFCGWLDGSEDFHMHVEALRLAHGNACYAGPQFGGDKAASIQAATVFVLPSKSEGLPMGVLEAWAAGIPVLMTAACNLSIGFDEGIALEIGESSEKILTGLRVADSWSQVDIDRMSSASRNIIRKQFSADSVSAKVHDLYEYVLKDARFS; from the coding sequence ATGATCCATGCAGCATTTGTAGTCGCGTCTATTTCGAGGAAAGGCGGAGGCGTTGCCGAGGCGGTTAAGCTTTTGGCTAAAGCGGCAAAAGAGCACCCACGTATCTCGGTAGAAGTGATTACTTTGAAGGATGAGCACTTTGATACGGATATAGTAGATTGGTCTGGAATTAAGGTTACTTCATTTCGCTATTTTGGGCCCAGTAACTATGGCTTTTCGCCTGGGTTGCTGATGCACATGCTTCGGGGGAACTTCGACCTATCGCATGTCCACGGATTGTGGATGTTCCATTGTTTTGTCGTTTTGCTATGGTCAAAGCTTCGTGGGAAGCCCTATGTCGTCACCCCCCATGGGACCATGGAGAAGTGGATAGTGGCACGCTCGCCAGTTAAAAAATGGATGGTATCGAAGATATATCAGAACCGCTTCCTGAAGAGGGCATCTGCCTTCCACATTCTCACGAAGAAGGAGAAGACAGACGTCGACTCAATGGTGCGGCACGGCGCGTCGATGGTGATTCCTAATTTTCTACCCCTGGCGACACCAACGACAGACAAACCTCAGTGGTGGGAAGAAGAGTTTCAGAATAAGAGAATTTATTTGTTCTTCGGAAGAATTCACGAAAAGAAAGGATGGCGGGAACTTTGCGAAGCCTGGGATCTTCTATGTAAAACTGATGCTGAGTTCGCCGCGCGCTCACAACTTGTATTTTGTGGATGGCTTGACGGATCAGAAGATTTCCACATGCATGTTGAGGCGTTACGACTCGCACATGGAAATGCATGCTATGCGGGGCCGCAATTCGGAGGCGACAAGGCAGCTTCAATACAGGCCGCGACGGTATTTGTCTTGCCTTCAAAAAGTGAAGGACTACCGATGGGCGTGCTAGAAGCATGGGCGGCTGGAATTCCAGTTCTCATGACTGCCGCCTGCAACCTGTCGATCGGATTTGACGAAGGAATTGCCTTAGAGATCGGGGAAAGCAGCGAAAAGATTTTGACGGGACTTCGTGTCGCGGATAGCTGGTCGCAGGTTGATATTGATCGAATGTCTTCGGCCTCTAGAAATATCATTAGGAAACAATTCTCTGCAGATTCCGTTTCCGCGAAGGTGCACGACCTGTACGAATATGTACTCAAGGATGCGCGATTCAGCTAG
- a CDS encoding polysaccharide pyruvyl transferase family protein — MKVLVVNAYGRSNRGDSVLLDECVAEIRAWNPEAAISAAVFEGADNARLVHPDIAWSERIGNAPGGKVRTLCLLLASWLATVPGLRRLEKLLPPEQQNTLNAMRECNVVVSAPGGYIHDTNFAYIIALFHIELAARLQKAVVLGPQSIGPLHGRFARWLARRVLARVSYLCPRESYSANFLVRDLGIPERKIYRTGDSAFWNDRVEEESAVVTPELLRLGLAEGKPILGITVVGWTFPRHAQPNAAYDSYVAAVAEIADRMSLEYGVLPVIFNQVSDDLPTALLVKKRAKSRIVVDEKSHEPWILRALIRRSTIFIGTRFHSCIFSMMAGRPTFAISYLPKTEYIMSDLQLGNRSTPIDDVDVNRVVEKLSDDLNDLARAELEISSAVSAYQRNFSRLQDVMRSINPEYEE; from the coding sequence ATGAAAGTACTCGTGGTGAATGCATATGGGCGCTCGAATCGCGGTGATTCCGTGCTGCTGGATGAGTGTGTTGCGGAAATCCGCGCCTGGAATCCCGAGGCAGCCATCTCGGCAGCTGTGTTCGAAGGGGCTGACAATGCGAGACTGGTTCATCCAGACATCGCTTGGTCGGAGCGGATCGGGAATGCACCGGGAGGCAAGGTGCGCACCCTTTGCTTGCTGCTGGCAAGCTGGCTCGCGACCGTCCCTGGCCTCCGGCGGCTGGAAAAATTGCTACCGCCGGAACAGCAAAATACCCTCAATGCCATGCGGGAGTGCAACGTCGTCGTCAGCGCACCGGGTGGCTATATTCACGATACGAACTTCGCATACATCATCGCTCTGTTCCATATTGAGCTGGCGGCAAGGCTGCAGAAGGCTGTTGTGCTCGGTCCTCAAAGCATCGGGCCCTTGCATGGCCGCTTTGCAAGATGGCTGGCCAGACGTGTCCTTGCACGGGTTTCCTATCTTTGCCCACGCGAGAGCTATTCAGCGAATTTCCTGGTTCGTGATCTTGGTATTCCCGAGCGGAAAATCTACCGGACAGGCGATAGTGCATTCTGGAATGACAGGGTGGAAGAAGAGAGCGCCGTTGTAACGCCTGAGTTACTGCGGCTTGGCCTTGCTGAGGGGAAGCCAATTCTGGGAATTACAGTTGTCGGCTGGACGTTTCCACGACATGCGCAGCCTAATGCCGCTTACGATTCGTATGTCGCGGCGGTCGCGGAAATCGCTGACAGAATGTCATTAGAATATGGGGTGTTGCCTGTTATTTTTAATCAAGTTTCAGATGATTTGCCGACTGCGTTACTGGTAAAGAAACGCGCTAAGAGTCGGATCGTTGTCGATGAGAAAAGCCATGAGCCATGGATACTTCGCGCCCTCATTCGACGCTCTACGATTTTTATCGGAACTCGATTCCATTCTTGCATCTTTTCAATGATGGCGGGGCGTCCGACATTTGCTATTTCGTATCTGCCAAAGACTGAGTATATTATGAGCGACCTTCAGCTGGGTAACAGATCCACCCCAATCGACGATGTCGACGTGAATCGCGTGGTTGAGAAGTTGTCGGACGATCTAAATGACCTCGCGCGTGCGGAATTGGAAATATCTTCAGCCGTTAGTGCTTATCAGAGAAATTTTTCGAGGCTGCAGGATGTTATGCGCTCAATAAATCCTGAGTATGAGGAATAA